The Ranitomeya imitator isolate aRanImi1 chromosome 8, aRanImi1.pri, whole genome shotgun sequence genome window below encodes:
- the INKA1 gene encoding LOW QUALITY PROTEIN: PAK4-inhibitor INKA1 (The sequence of the model RefSeq protein was modified relative to this genomic sequence to represent the inferred CDS: deleted 1 base in 1 codon): NLQCGPPSGVCRVLTPSRSLQSVDPQPESAECGPPARVCRVWTPSPSLQSVDPQPESAECGPLARVCRVWTPSPSLQSVDPQPESAECGPPACVCRVWTPSRSLQSVDPQPESAECGPPAGVCRVWTPSRSLQSVDPQPESAECGPPARVCRVWTPSLCLQSVDPQPESAECGPPAGVCRVWTPSRSLQSVDPQPESAECGPPAGVCRVWTPSRSLQSVDPQPESAECGPPAGVCRVWTPSRSLQSVDPQPESAERGPPARVCRAWTPSPSLQSVDPQPESAERGPPAQVCRVWTPSPSLQSVDPQPESAECGPPAPVCRVWTPNLSLQSVDPDPVLCAWGMQIPRRDPRPLQLSVKVSGSAASGQMDCMLRVLQDLKRSSPASAEESSAPPARRPLRRDIRSSHRTSDLSEADSACCVDLPSDASPGGLEWDSGYSEVSGSSLRGEDEEDEESVAAPPVLRRHNQPPCSRLSSGGLLRSRPGRVRPKSTSDACLEQWGGIGVGGIGVGGGSQDWTGCLLSQSRSRQPLVLGDNSFADLVKQWMDLPDSGAEDERRTRWLHKPHGFLVSLSGNVKKRLGNMSRPRGPPEQEAVKRLSCPQLGCRPLYHQSLSDIAEASAGLLHCRSRQPIICSDGRL; encoded by the exons AACCTGCAGTGTGGACCCCCATCCGGAGTCTGCAGAGTGTTGACCCCCAGCCGGAGTCTGCAGAGTGTGGACCCCCAGCCCGAGTCTGCAGAGTGTGGACCCCCAGCCCGAGTCTGCAGAGTGTGGACCCCCAGCCCGAGTCTGCAGAGTGTGGACCCCCAGCCCGAATCTGCAGAGTGTGGACCCCTAGCCCGAGTCTGCAGAGTGTGGACCCCCAGCCCGAGTCTGCAGAGTGTGGACCCCCAGCCCGAGTCTGCAGAGTGTGGACCCCCAGCCTGTGTCTGCAGAGTGTGGACCCCCAGCCGGAGTCTGCAGAGTGTGGACCCCCAGCCCGAGTCTGCAGAGTGTGGACCCCCAGCCGGAGTCTGCAGAGTGTGGACCCCCAGCCGGAGTCTGCAGAGTGTGGACCCCCAGCCCGAGTCTGCAGAGTGTGGACCCCCAGCCCGAGTCTGCAGAGTGTGGACCCCCAGCCTGTGTCTGCAGAGTGTGGACCCCCAGCCCGAGTCTGCAGAGTGTGGACCCCCAGCCGGAGTCTGCAGAGTGTGGACCCCCAGCCGGAGTCTGCAGAGTGTGGACCCCCAGCCGGAGTCTGCAGAGTGTGGACCCCCAGCCGGAGTCTGCAGAGTGTGGACCCCCAGCCGGAGTCTGCAGAGTGTGGACCCCCAGCCGGAGTCTGCAGAGTGTGGACCCCCAGCCGGAGTCTGCAGAGTGTGGACCCCCAGCCGGAGTCTGCAGAGCGTGGACCCCCAGCCGGAGTCTGCAGAGCGTGGACCCCCAGCCCGAGTCTGCAGAGCGTGGACCCCCAGCCCGAGTCTGCAGAGCGTGGACCCCCAGCCCGAGTCTGCAGAGCGTGGACCCCCAGCCCAAGTCTGCAGAGTGTGGACCCCCAGCCCGAGTCTGCAGAGTGTGGACCCCCAGCCGGAGTCTGCAGAGTGTGGACCCCCAGCCCCAGTCTGCAGAGTGTGGACCCCCAACCTGAGTCTGCAGAGTGTGGACCCCGATCCTGTACTCTGTGCCTGGGGGATGCAGATTCCCCGCCGGGACCCCAGACCCCTCCAGCTG AGTGTGAAGGTCTCCGGCTCCGCAGCGTCCGGGCAGATGGATTGCATGCTCCGCGTGTTGCAGGACCTGAAACGCTCGTCCCCCGCGTCTGCCGAGGAATCTTCTGCGCCTCCGGCCCGCCGGCCCCTGAGGCGCGACATCCGCTCTTCACACCGCACCTCGGACCTGTCGGAGGCGGACTCCGCCTGCTGCGTGGACCTGCCCAGCGACGCCTCTCCGGGGGGCCTAGAATGGGACTCTGGCTACTCGGAGGTGTCAGGGAGCTCGCTGCGGGGCGAGGACGAGGAAGATGAGGAATCGGTGGCGGCC CCCCCAGTCCTGCGCAGACACAACCAGCCGCCATGTTCACGGCTGAGCTCCGGGGGGCTGCTGCGCTCCAGACCGGGGAGAGTGCGCCCCAAATCCACGTCAGATGCCTGCCTGGAGCAGTGGGGGGGCATCGGCGTGGGGGGCATCGGCGTGGGGGGCGGCTCGCAGGACTGGACCGGCTGTTTGCTGTCCCAGAGTCGCAGTCGGCAGCCGCTGGTTCTGGGGGACAACAGTTTTGCTGATTTGGTTAAGCAGTGGATGGACTTACCGGACAGCGGCGCAGAGGACGAGCGGCGGACGCGCTGGCTGCACAAGCCGCACGGCTTCCTGGTCAGCCTGTCCGGTAACGTGAAGAAGCGCCTGGGAAACATGTCGCGGCCGCGCGGACCCCCCGAGCAGGAGGCCGTGAAACGCTTGTCCTGCCCCCAGCTGGGCTGCCGGCCGCTCTATCACCAGTCACTGTCGGACATTGCCGAGGCGTCCGCGGGCCTCTTACACTGCCGCAGTCGGCAGCCAATCATATGCAGCGACGGACGGCTCTAG